One part of the Leptolyngbya sp. CCY15150 genome encodes these proteins:
- the hrcA gene encoding heat-inducible transcriptional repressor HrcA, whose protein sequence is MHIKLSDRQQQVLWATVRHYVATAKPVGSGALIEEFNLNVSSATVRNAMGRLEKAGLLYQPHTSAGRVPSDSGYRIYVDHLIKPSDTIARQVDQLLSDQLQAETYSVDVLLRHAAQILSNISGYIALVTLPQSRTAHLRHVQLVQVDTRRIMLVVVLDCYETQSVLITLPQLDTPTDPESLDRELQILSNFLTQQLRERSLSDLSTLDWTELGREFEQYASLLQQSLNQLSRRSQTPIPTQILVSGVAEVLRRQPEFSELQQVQTLMQLLEEEQDQLWPLIFETTDPGTPRKRVVVRIGSENPIKPMNACALVSATYQRDNVPVGSVGMLGPTRMVYEDAIALVEAAADHLSDVMSQAT, encoded by the coding sequence ATGCATATTAAGCTAAGCGATCGCCAACAGCAGGTTCTTTGGGCCACCGTGCGTCACTATGTGGCAACGGCCAAGCCGGTTGGATCTGGGGCGTTAATTGAAGAATTTAATCTCAACGTCAGTTCGGCGACGGTGCGCAATGCCATGGGGCGGTTGGAGAAGGCAGGTTTGCTTTATCAACCCCACACCTCTGCCGGCCGGGTGCCGTCGGATTCCGGCTATCGCATCTATGTCGATCATTTGATTAAGCCATCCGACACGATCGCCCGTCAGGTAGATCAACTCCTGTCCGATCAGCTACAGGCAGAAACCTACAGCGTGGATGTCCTACTGCGCCATGCGGCCCAGATTTTGTCGAACATCAGTGGCTACATTGCCCTGGTTACCCTACCCCAGTCGCGCACGGCCCATCTGCGCCACGTGCAGCTCGTGCAGGTGGATACGCGGCGGATCATGCTGGTGGTGGTGCTCGATTGCTACGAAACCCAGTCGGTGTTGATCACCCTGCCGCAGTTAGACACGCCCACCGATCCAGAAAGCCTTGACCGGGAGTTGCAAATTCTCTCCAATTTCCTGACCCAGCAACTGCGAGAGCGATCGCTGAGTGACTTGTCTACCCTAGACTGGACAGAACTGGGACGGGAGTTTGAACAGTATGCCAGCCTGTTGCAACAATCCCTAAACCAGCTCAGCCGTCGTAGCCAAACTCCCATACCCACCCAGATTTTGGTCAGCGGCGTGGCGGAAGTGCTGCGGCGACAGCCAGAATTTTCTGAGTTGCAACAAGTGCAGACGTTGATGCAGCTTTTAGAAGAGGAGCAAGATCAGCTTTGGCCGCTGATTTTTGAAACGACGGATCCGGGAACGCCGCGCAAACGGGTGGTGGTGCGCATTGGTTCAGAAAATCCCATTAAGCCCATGAATGCCTGTGCCTTGGTTTCTGCGACCTATCAACGGGATAATGTGCCCGTGGGCAGTGTTGGCATGTTGGGGCCCACGCGCATGGTCTACGAAGATGCGATCGCCTTGGTGGAAGCGGCGGCGGATCATTTATCGGATGTCATGAGCCAGGCTACCTAA
- a CDS encoding single-stranded DNA-binding protein: protein MNNFILMAEIVKDPELRYTPDGQTAIAELVVQFPGLRDNDPMETIKAVGWGNLAQSIQAQYHQGDRVVLEGRLGMNTVERPEGFKEKLAEMTIQRIYPLGADTLLTTSIQTSSDAASSSSPATPAPRPVAAPPVAHTAPAPYAPPAAPPAPAYQPPAYQPPADPEPNYDDIPF from the coding sequence ATGAATAACTTTATTTTGATGGCGGAAATTGTCAAAGATCCTGAATTGCGCTATACCCCAGACGGGCAAACCGCGATCGCAGAATTGGTCGTGCAATTTCCGGGGCTCCGCGATAACGACCCCATGGAAACCATTAAGGCTGTGGGCTGGGGCAACTTGGCTCAGAGCATCCAGGCTCAATATCACCAGGGCGATCGCGTTGTCCTCGAAGGACGGTTGGGCATGAATACCGTCGAGCGTCCTGAAGGTTTTAAGGAAAAGCTGGCCGAGATGACCATTCAGCGCATTTACCCCCTCGGCGCGGATACCCTACTAACCACCTCGATCCAAACGAGTTCCGACGCAGCATCCAGCTCATCGCCTGCGACACCGGCCCCTCGCCCCGTTGCCGCGCCCCCCGTTGCCCATACAGCCCCAGCTCCCTACGCGCCCCCTGCGGCTCCGCCAGCCCCGGCCTATCAACCCCCGGCCTATCAGCCTCCCGCTGACCCCGAACCTAACTACGACGACATTCCCTTCTAG
- a CDS encoding tetratricopeptide repeat protein — MRASQVTACTLTAIAWGVGQGATAHGQSVPEAPPEPVPVYPGQTSEFESMGTGIVPPEGEVYQEFSPVEKLEAEVQEQAEEPAVEVEDPVEDEPIQDRQERSPLPTVEEPKEPPAPLPVSEPAPVVSSYDRPVAMPATQPVDQWRQGSGLAKVVAHGGDRVPDSEPMVRTQNTCGRSPQAVPIPSLAQRMAERLQRNRRDNGSAADCPFPKFTTTKVLYPAAKANGSGAIAPTSPLGRLAAGTWRFPLSIDAPVTSSFGWRIHPISGDRRFHDGVDFGAPEGTPVLAAAAGQVQSAGWMGGYGLTVVVDHGSSQQTLYAHLSKIVVEPGQRVEGGALLGQVGSTGNSTGPHLHFEQRRLLDHQWVAVEPLGADSADGVELPGSETVVLAAATSGMDAAVQALPTVRVAATPTSLAPCKDSCGEAPTLQAVALPSLPPLPEVPDGPFLPSTTPVVELSQAPQPLADRDSQSFVGWLEDCQALIDQGDYGQALATCDRAISINPRNAEAWLSRGRLLMSLGRYPEAIAALTYVLHHEPNSSQVLTDRCSAYARHGNVISAVRDCDRALELNQEWGDRSPALAYQHRGLLYLQAGDYDQAIADFNQILAQDPDHSLALTYRCRGELGLGQTETALASCDRALELDRQWGDTSPALAWYHRGLVLTQLERPTDALAAYDQAIALEPGQASLWTHRGLLLERLDRFDAALISLQQATQLAPKSSLAWLHQATVLNRLDQPQSALVAVEQSLQGDGQWGDQDITEAWTAQAQAYVGLQRYEEAIAAADQVISHQPSHGPAWGHRAVALGQLGRTGEALAAISQALEVQPQSPDLWLQQGQILSLTGQEAEAIAAYDQALSHNPSRSLKLDLLTQRSRVLWRLGQFDAALATTQEVLNLDPTSLEGWHIQGMVLLSLNRHAEAIAAYDYAIALDPKSIQAWTGRGSALRFAGQEDAAQQAFRQADDLRQALRPNAPAPSPS, encoded by the coding sequence ATGCGTGCTTCACAGGTTACGGCTTGCACGTTGACCGCGATCGCTTGGGGCGTAGGACAAGGGGCAACGGCCCACGGTCAGAGCGTACCAGAGGCTCCCCCAGAGCCCGTTCCCGTTTATCCGGGGCAGACATCAGAGTTCGAGTCGATGGGAACGGGGATCGTGCCCCCTGAGGGAGAGGTGTATCAAGAATTTTCCCCCGTGGAGAAGCTGGAGGCGGAGGTTCAGGAGCAGGCTGAGGAGCCGGCGGTTGAGGTAGAGGATCCTGTGGAGGATGAGCCCATCCAGGATCGGCAGGAGCGATCGCCCCTCCCGACTGTTGAGGAACCCAAGGAACCGCCGGCCCCGTTGCCGGTCTCGGAACCCGCTCCGGTTGTTTCATCCTACGATCGCCCTGTGGCCATGCCTGCAACCCAACCGGTGGATCAGTGGCGGCAGGGCAGTGGTTTGGCTAAGGTTGTGGCCCATGGGGGCGATCGCGTCCCCGACTCGGAACCCATGGTGCGCACCCAAAATACCTGCGGGCGATCGCCTCAGGCGGTACCCATTCCTAGCCTGGCCCAGCGCATGGCGGAACGTCTGCAGCGCAATCGGCGGGATAACGGTTCGGCAGCCGATTGCCCTTTTCCCAAATTCACCACTACCAAAGTTCTCTATCCCGCTGCTAAGGCCAATGGATCAGGAGCGATCGCCCCCACCTCTCCCCTTGGGCGTCTGGCGGCAGGAACCTGGCGATTTCCCTTGTCCATCGACGCGCCGGTTACCTCGTCGTTTGGTTGGCGGATTCACCCCATCTCGGGCGATCGCCGCTTCCATGACGGCGTAGACTTTGGCGCACCGGAGGGTACACCCGTGTTAGCTGCGGCAGCCGGACAGGTGCAGTCGGCGGGCTGGATGGGAGGCTATGGGCTGACGGTGGTGGTAGACCACGGCTCTTCCCAGCAGACGCTCTATGCCCACTTGTCTAAGATTGTGGTGGAGCCAGGGCAGCGCGTTGAGGGTGGTGCCTTGCTGGGGCAGGTGGGCAGTACGGGTAATTCCACTGGGCCCCACCTGCATTTTGAGCAGCGTCGCTTGTTGGATCACCAGTGGGTGGCGGTGGAGCCTTTGGGGGCCGATAGTGCCGATGGTGTAGAACTACCAGGGTCGGAAACCGTGGTCTTGGCTGCGGCTACGTCGGGTATGGATGCAGCGGTGCAGGCCCTGCCCACCGTGCGGGTCGCCGCTACGCCCACGAGCCTAGCTCCTTGCAAAGACTCCTGCGGAGAAGCGCCCACCTTGCAGGCCGTTGCCCTGCCCAGTTTGCCACCCCTGCCGGAGGTGCCCGATGGGCCTTTCCTGCCCTCCACTACGCCGGTAGTGGAACTCTCCCAAGCGCCCCAGCCCTTGGCAGATCGGGATTCCCAATCTTTTGTCGGCTGGCTAGAGGACTGTCAGGCCTTGATCGATCAGGGTGACTATGGTCAGGCCTTGGCCACCTGCGATCGCGCCATCTCCATCAATCCGCGCAATGCCGAAGCCTGGCTGAGTCGCGGGCGACTGCTGATGTCCTTGGGGCGTTATCCAGAAGCGATCGCTGCCCTCACCTATGTGCTGCACCATGAGCCGAACTCGTCTCAGGTGCTCACCGATCGCTGCAGTGCCTATGCCCGCCATGGCAATGTGATCAGCGCTGTGCGGGACTGCGATCGCGCTTTGGAACTGAATCAAGAGTGGGGCGATCGCTCCCCAGCGTTGGCCTACCAACATCGAGGTTTACTCTATTTACAAGCAGGCGATTACGACCAAGCGATCGCCGACTTTAATCAGATCCTGGCCCAAGACCCCGACCATTCCCTAGCCTTGACCTATCGCTGTCGAGGGGAGCTGGGGCTGGGGCAAACCGAAACGGCCTTAGCCTCCTGCGATCGCGCCCTGGAGCTGGATCGCCAGTGGGGCGATACCTCCCCCGCCTTGGCTTGGTACCATCGCGGGTTGGTGCTCACTCAGCTTGAACGTCCCACCGATGCCCTTGCCGCCTACGACCAAGCGATCGCCCTCGAACCCGGTCAGGCGTCGTTATGGACGCATCGCGGCTTGCTCCTAGAACGCTTGGATCGGTTCGATGCGGCCCTCATCTCTCTCCAGCAAGCCACCCAGCTAGCTCCCAAGTCTTCCCTGGCCTGGCTGCATCAGGCCACGGTGCTGAATCGTCTCGACCAGCCGCAGTCCGCCTTGGTGGCCGTTGAGCAGTCCCTGCAGGGCGATGGGCAATGGGGTGATCAGGACATCACCGAGGCCTGGACGGCCCAGGCCCAAGCCTATGTCGGTCTGCAGCGCTACGAGGAAGCGATCGCTGCTGCCGATCAGGTGATCAGCCACCAGCCCAGCCATGGGCCAGCCTGGGGCCATCGAGCCGTGGCTCTGGGGCAGTTGGGGCGGACGGGAGAGGCCCTAGCGGCCATCAGCCAAGCCCTAGAGGTTCAGCCCCAATCCCCCGATCTTTGGTTACAGCAGGGGCAGATTCTTAGCCTGACCGGGCAGGAAGCAGAAGCGATCGCTGCCTATGACCAAGCGCTCAGCCACAACCCGTCCCGTTCCCTGAAACTGGATCTGTTGACCCAACGCAGTCGCGTCCTGTGGCGCTTGGGTCAGTTCGACGCAGCCCTAGCCACAACCCAGGAGGTGCTCAACCTCGATCCCACGTCCCTTGAGGGATGGCACATTCAGGGCATGGTGTTGCTATCCCTCAACCGTCATGCCGAGGCGATCGCTGCCTATGACTACGCGATCGCTCTGGATCCCAAGAGCATTCAAGCCTGGACAGGCCGCGGCTCTGCCCTGCGCTTTGCCGGTCAGGAAGATGCCGCCCAGCAGGCCTTCCGGCAAGCCGACGATCTCCGGCAAGCCCTGCGGCCAAACGCTCCAGCGCCGTCGCCCTCCTGA
- a CDS encoding ADP-ribosylglycohydrolase family protein, whose translation MVDRESPVMAGLLGVCVADALGVPVEFTSRAERRQDPVTDMRGYGTWNQPPGTWSDDSSLMLCLAESLCTGFDPEDIGDRFRRWYEDAYWTPHGNVFDIGGTTQQAIAQLQRGVPAVEAGGKSESNNGNGSLMRILPMAFCASRWELAQVIQQTHAVSCITHAHPRSQIACGLYISIAVRLLQGDDLATAYQTGVQQVTSFYQVPPFVAEWPEFARIATGQIDQLPEDAITSGGYVIHTLEASLWCLLTTQSYRDAVLKAVNLGGDTDTTAAVTGGLAGLAYGLAGLPREWLGAIARYDDIVDLAKRLEQAWPVGG comes from the coding sequence ATGGTTGATAGAGAATCCCCAGTGATGGCCGGGTTACTCGGCGTTTGTGTGGCTGATGCCCTCGGCGTCCCCGTGGAGTTCACCAGTCGGGCAGAGCGGCGACAGGATCCAGTGACCGATATGCGCGGCTATGGCACCTGGAACCAGCCACCGGGCACCTGGTCAGACGATAGTTCGCTGATGCTGTGCTTGGCAGAAAGCCTATGCACTGGGTTTGATCCGGAGGATATCGGCGATCGCTTTCGGCGTTGGTATGAAGATGCCTACTGGACGCCCCACGGCAATGTTTTTGATATTGGTGGTACCACTCAGCAAGCGATCGCTCAGCTGCAGCGCGGTGTACCGGCAGTTGAGGCTGGGGGCAAGAGTGAGAGCAACAATGGCAATGGCTCGTTGATGCGCATTTTGCCGATGGCCTTCTGTGCCTCACGGTGGGAATTAGCGCAGGTGATTCAGCAGACCCATGCGGTGTCTTGTATTACCCATGCCCATCCGCGATCGCAAATCGCCTGTGGCCTATACATCAGCATTGCGGTGCGGCTGCTACAGGGCGATGATCTAGCGACGGCCTACCAGACGGGCGTGCAGCAGGTGACGTCGTTCTACCAAGTGCCGCCCTTTGTGGCAGAGTGGCCAGAGTTTGCCCGGATCGCGACGGGTCAGATTGACCAGTTGCCTGAAGATGCCATCACCTCTGGAGGCTATGTCATTCACACCCTGGAAGCATCTCTCTGGTGTCTATTAACCACTCAATCCTATCGGGATGCGGTGCTGAAGGCGGTGAATTTGGGGGGCGATACGGATACGACAGCGGCGGTGACCGGCGGACTGGCAGGGTTGGCCTATGGTCTGGCGGGATTGCCTAGGGAGTGGCTGGGGGCGATCGCTCGCTATGACGATATTGTGGATTTGGCGAAGCGGCTGGAGCAAGCTTGGCCTGTTGGAGGCTAG
- a CDS encoding rhodanese-like domain-containing protein has protein sequence MFAQSYEPLPQISVEDFAEYLAQRQDHPGVVAPLQLLDVREPQEVAIAHLEGFVNLPLSQFEAWSGQVLAQLDPDTETIVMCHHGIRSAHMCQWLAHQGFTHVKNLAGGIAAYAIRVDPSIPQY, from the coding sequence ATGTTTGCCCAATCCTACGAGCCCTTGCCTCAGATCAGCGTAGAAGACTTTGCGGAGTATCTCGCCCAGCGGCAAGACCATCCAGGGGTCGTCGCGCCCCTCCAGTTACTTGACGTGCGGGAGCCTCAAGAGGTAGCGATCGCTCATCTAGAGGGCTTTGTGAATTTACCCTTGAGTCAGTTTGAAGCTTGGTCTGGCCAAGTTCTAGCGCAGCTTGACCCAGACACAGAGACCATTGTCATGTGTCATCACGGGATACGATCGGCACATATGTGTCAGTGGTTGGCACATCAAGGCTTCACGCACGTCAAGAACCTAGCAGGGGGCATTGCCGCCTACGCGATCCGCGTCGATCCCAGTATTCCCCAGTATTAA
- a CDS encoding TIGR04168 family protein, protein MTDSLTPPLSRSPLPNKGRSLTLAVIGDVHDQWDIHDEQALRHLGVDLVLLVGDFGNEAVSVVRSVAEMALPKAVILGNHDAWHTATAWGRRKCPYDRKLEDRVQQQLDLLGAAHVGYGKLDFPDLGLSIVGSRPFSWGGPDWRNKSFYRDRYGVESFAASIEKIGAATQQTSEEVVIFIGHCGPAGLGDRPESPCGRDWLPMGGDYGDPDFTGAIAQAKQWGKSVPLVTFGHMHHSLRHTKKRLRERLVQQDNTVYLNAASVPRIVATDSGWLRNMSLVTLENGVVTRAAIAWVDPTYTIQQEDVLYAADPVLP, encoded by the coding sequence ATGACTGACTCTCTAACGCCTCCCCTCTCCCGATCGCCCTTGCCGAATAAGGGGCGATCGCTCACCCTCGCGGTCATTGGCGATGTCCATGATCAATGGGACATCCACGACGAACAAGCCCTGCGCCACCTCGGGGTTGATCTGGTGCTGCTGGTCGGCGACTTTGGCAACGAAGCTGTATCTGTGGTGCGGTCGGTGGCGGAGATGGCCTTGCCCAAGGCGGTCATTTTGGGGAACCATGATGCTTGGCATACGGCCACAGCTTGGGGGCGGCGCAAATGTCCCTACGATCGCAAGCTTGAAGATCGGGTGCAGCAACAGCTTGATCTTTTAGGCGCGGCCCACGTGGGCTATGGCAAGCTCGACTTTCCAGACTTAGGGCTGAGCATTGTCGGTAGCCGACCCTTTAGCTGGGGTGGCCCAGACTGGCGCAACAAGTCTTTCTATCGCGATCGCTACGGCGTGGAAAGTTTTGCCGCTTCCATCGAAAAAATTGGAGCGGCCACCCAGCAAACCAGTGAAGAGGTGGTCATTTTTATAGGTCACTGCGGCCCAGCAGGATTAGGCGATCGCCCTGAATCGCCCTGTGGTCGTGATTGGCTGCCCATGGGCGGCGACTATGGTGACCCGGATTTTACCGGAGCGATCGCCCAGGCTAAGCAATGGGGTAAATCTGTTCCCCTGGTCACCTTTGGGCATATGCACCACAGCCTACGCCATACCAAAAAACGGTTGCGCGAACGGTTGGTGCAGCAGGACAACACCGTTTATCTCAATGCCGCCAGCGTGCCCCGGATCGTTGCCACAGACTCGGGCTGGCTACGCAATATGTCGTTGGTAACCCTGGAGAACGGAGTGGTGACCAGGGCAGCGATCGCCTGGGTCGATCCCACCTATACGATCCAGCAAGAAGACGTACTCTATGCGGCCGATCCAGTCCTGCCCTAG
- a CDS encoding DUF3318 domain-containing protein, whose product MTSFASSTARSDLSELRRLKGLLPPELRSWVTVEAAIDVTPPLITSEEIGKDQVEVQIDLEKWDALAIDQRNLLFWHEVARIQNDTIPRDGWEMAALAIGLGGAVGELWVQDGLLLVLALALCGFSGFRLYQRNNGSKVLREAIDADEKAIALATRFGYTLPNAYKSLGSALKVLVEQTPKKRARRKYQSRLDALKKSAARAKSKAKSMRSEPAY is encoded by the coding sequence ATGACCTCATTTGCCAGTTCCACTGCCCGGTCAGATCTAAGCGAGTTACGTCGCCTCAAAGGCCTCCTCCCCCCTGAGCTGCGGAGTTGGGTCACCGTTGAAGCCGCCATTGATGTGACACCACCGCTGATCACCTCCGAAGAAATTGGTAAAGATCAGGTTGAGGTGCAGATCGACTTAGAAAAGTGGGATGCCCTAGCCATTGATCAGCGTAATTTACTGTTTTGGCATGAAGTTGCCCGCATCCAAAACGACACCATTCCTCGGGATGGCTGGGAAATGGCGGCCCTTGCCATTGGTCTTGGGGGTGCGGTGGGAGAACTGTGGGTGCAGGATGGCCTCCTCCTTGTCCTAGCCCTAGCGCTCTGCGGCTTCTCAGGATTCCGTCTCTATCAACGCAACAACGGCAGTAAGGTGTTGCGGGAAGCCATTGATGCCGATGAAAAAGCGATCGCCCTGGCCACTCGGTTTGGCTATACCCTGCCCAATGCCTACAAGAGCCTGGGAAGCGCCCTCAAGGTGTTGGTGGAGCAAACGCCGAAAAAACGCGCTCGCCGTAAATATCAATCTCGCCTAGATGCCCTGAAAAAGAGCGCCGCTCGGGCGAAATCCAAGGCCAAGTCCATGCGCAGCGAACCTGCCTATTAA